A portion of the Camelus ferus isolate YT-003-E chromosome 16, BCGSAC_Cfer_1.0, whole genome shotgun sequence genome contains these proteins:
- the MNT gene encoding max-binding protein MNT, whose product MSIETLLEAARFLEWQAQQQQRAREEQERLRLEREREQEQKKASSLARLAHALPVEEPRTEAPPLPLSPPAPPPAPPPPLATPTPLTVIPIPVVTNSPQPLPPPPPLPPTAQPLPLAPRQPALVSTPGLSIKESAPLPTRPQVPTPAPLLPDSKTTVPPTGSPKPLQPLPTPILTIAPHPGVQPQLTPQQPPPPTLGTLKLAPAEEVKSNEQKKRPGGIGTREVHNKLEKNRRAHLKECFETLKRNIPNVDDKKTSNLSVLRTALRYIQSLKRKEKEYEHEMERLAREKIATQQRLAELKHELSQWMDVLEIDRVLRQTGQPEDDQASTSTASEGEDNIDEDMEEDQAGLGPPKLSHRPHPELPKPPPSTAPAPQPPHSHPHSQPVALSPAHLPGQQPPPQQKTPLPAPPPQPAAPAQTLVPAPAHLVAAAGGGSTVIAHTATTHASVIQTVNHVLQGPGGKHIAHIAPSAPSPAVQLAPATPPIGHITVHPATLNHVAHLGSQLPLYPQPVAVSQPVAVSHIAHTLSHQQVNGTAGLGPPATVMAKPAVGAQVVHHPQLVGQTVLNPVTMVTMPSFPVSTLKLA is encoded by the exons AGGAACAGGAGCGTCTTCGGCTGGAGCGGGAGCGGGAGCAGGAGCAGAAGAAGGCCAGCAGTCTGGCCAGGCTGGCCCATGCCCTGCCTGTGGAGGAACCCCGCACTGAGGCGCCACCCTTGCCTCTGTCGCCGCCAGCACCTCcgccagcacccccacccccacttgcCACCCCTACCCCACTGACTGTCATTCCTATTCCAGTAGTGACCAActcccctcagcctctgcccccaccGCCACCACTGCCCCCCACAGCTCAACCTCTGCCCCTGGCACCTCGCCAGCCGGCCCTGGTTAGCACCCCTGGACTCAGCATTAAGGAGTCTGCCCCACTTCCTACCAGACCACAGGTGCCCACTCCTGCTCCCCTACTGCCAGACTCCAAGACCACCGTTCCGCCCACTGGCAGCCCCAAGCCtttgcagcccctccccacacccatccTGACCATAGCACCACATCCTGGAGTCCAGCCCCAGCTGACCCCCCagcagccacccccacccactcttGGGACCCTGAAGTTGGCACCAGCTGAAGAAGTCAAATCCAACGAACAGAAGAAGAGGCCTGGGGG GATCGGAACCAGAGAAGTCCACAACAAACTGGAGAAGAACAG GAGGGCCCATCTGAAGGAATGCTTTGAAACCCTGAAGCGCAACATCCCTAACGTCGACGACAAGAAGACGTCGAATCTGAGCGTGTTGCGGACGGCGCTGCGGTACATCCAG TccctgaagaggaaggagaaggaatacGAGCATGAGATGGAGCGGCTGGCGCGGGAGAAGATTGCCACGCAGCAGCGGCTGGCAGAGCTCAAGCACGAGCTGAGCCAGTGGATGGACGTGCTGGAGATCGACCGTGTGCTCCGGCAGACAGGCCAACCCGAGGACGACCAGGCCTCCACCTCCACTGCCTCCG AGGGTGAGGACAACATAGACGAGGATATGGAGGAAGACCAGGCCGGCCTGGGCCCACCTAAGCTGAGCCATCGCCCCCACCCGGAGCTGCCAAAGCCACCGCCCAGCACCGCCCCCGCACCTCAGCCTCCCCACTcacacccccactcccagcctgtggccctgtctcctgcccacctccctgggcAGCAGCCGCCGCCACAGCAGAAGACACCTCTgccggcccctcctccccaaccagctgcccctgcccagaCGCTGGTGCCTGCTCCAGCCCATCTGGTGGCTGCAGCTGGGGGAGGCTCCACGGTCATCGCCCACACCGCCACCACCCACGCCTCAGTCATCCAGACTGTGAACCATGTTCTACAGGGGCCGGGTGGGAAGCACATCGCCCACATCGCCCCCtcggcccccagccctgctgtgcAGCTGGCACCTGCCACACCCCCCATTGGCCACATCACAGTGCACCCTGCCACCCTCAACCATGTGGCCCACCTtggctcccagctgcccctgTACCCTCAGCCTGTGGCGGTGAGCCAGCCTGTGGCGGTTAGCCACATCGCCCACACCCTCTCACACCAGCAAGTGAACGGCACAGCCGGGCTGGGGCCCCCAGCCACTGTCATGGCAAAGCCAGCCGTGGGGGCCCAGGTGGTGCACCACCCCCAGCTGGTGGGCCAGACAGTGCTTAACCCTGTGACCATGGTCACCATGCCCTCCTTCCCAGTCAGCACGCTCAAGCTGGCTTGA